The following DNA comes from Gemmatimonas sp..
CTGCATCTCGAATGGGCGCGGCGCACGCCGCTCAAGGCAGCGGTGCCGGCGTTGGAGCAGGTGAACGTCTGACGTCGGCCGGTGCGCGCGCTGTTAGCGGCCGAGCAGGATGCGCCGCACGGCGAACGCCGGTTCCTCGCCAAGCGTGAAGCGCGGTACGGCGTACCGCCGCTCGGTATGACTTCCGGGAAGCAGCGCGCCGCCGAGCGTGGTGATGGCGCCCGCCACGTCGCAGTCGTCGAGGATGCGCATTTCGCGCGGCCCGAAGTCCGCCTGTGTGCCGTTCGGATAGCAGAACACCCGCGACGGCTGGACGAACGCGGCGCGCACCCGGCTGATGGATTCCCCGATCTGCCAGCGCGCTTCGGTATCGCTGCAGGTGGCGAGAACTGGATGTGTCATCGTGTGTGCGCCGAACTGCACCAATGGCGACTCGGCCGCGCGCAGCGCGTCGAACGAGGCGAGCGTGAACTCGTCGGGCGGTGCCGCGGGCAACTCGATGTCGAGGGCCAGCGCGAGTCGCTGGACGGCATGCATCCGCTGGTCGTGGCTGATCGCCTTCAGCCCTTCGCGGAGCCGGTTGAGTGCCTCCGTCCCTTCCGCTGACGACA
Coding sequences within:
- a CDS encoding polysaccharide deacetylase family protein → MLLPLVRFLAEGVFASSLAGRAIASVAGARGAIFFLHRFDCFPGQEAGHRVEELRAILDAVRRVDIDIVSVDEAVRVAIGQSPARRSRPFVAFSVDDCYWDFTSICLPIFREFDAPVTGFVCPGLVEQNDWFWWDKLWYLTSRARRSVTLEISGITFHVHPLSSAEGTEALNRLREGLKAISHDQRMHAVQRLALALDIELPAAPPDEFTLASFDALRAAESPLVQFGAHTMTHPVLATCSDTEARWQIGESISRVRAAFVQPSRVFCYPNGTQADFGPREMRILDDCDVAGAITTLGGALLPGSHTERRYAVPRFTLGEEPAFAVRRILLGR